Proteins encoded in a region of the Candidatus Afararchaeum irisae genome:
- a CDS encoding ribosome biogenesis/translation initiation ATPase RLI: MSDSDLIAVVDDEKCNPDKCDHECVNFDPLNRSPTGPEGFHIDEEVGKARISEQVVMEGHTISAKKCPFDAIQLVNLQKETGEKLHQYGENQFRLYGLPAPQEGEVVGLLGRNGIGKSTALRILSGDLKPNLGRYDEDVDWDEITTEHRGTSLQTYFERLAEDDITASFKIQRVDDIKRSFTGEVGELLDQLDERGNVDGLIDALDMESFVGNRVSDLSGGELQRVAVAGCLVRDADVYLIDEPSSFLDVEQRLNVARAIRDETDDRYCVVVEHDLATLDLLADIVHVVHGEPGAYGMVSNAMTSRVGINQYLEGYLKSHNLRIRSDSINFAGGTGSKMRGDVLMEYPGFEKSFDSFSLDVDAGEVHEAEVLGIVGQNAMGKTTFAKMLAGELEPDNTDFESPVPISYKPQHISAPKGTVRFALSQVADISSTSFQTRVEKPLDLKELYDRDPEDLSGGELQRVGIAACLGRDASLHLLDEPSAYLDVETRVSLAKSLRRFARDTERPVVVIDHDLVFLDYISDRVMVFEGESGVEGHGRQPEKVKDGFNRFLKQVDITFRKDPDTGRPRANKPESQKDKTQRKENEYYA, from the coding sequence ATGAGCGACAGCGATCTTATTGCCGTGGTCGACGACGAGAAATGCAACCCCGACAAATGCGACCACGAGTGTGTCAACTTCGATCCCCTCAACAGGTCTCCGACGGGACCCGAGGGTTTCCACATAGACGAGGAGGTCGGAAAGGCGCGTATCTCCGAACAGGTCGTGATGGAGGGACACACGATCTCGGCAAAGAAATGTCCCTTTGACGCGATACAGCTTGTCAATCTCCAGAAGGAGACGGGAGAGAAGCTCCACCAGTACGGCGAGAACCAGTTCCGTCTCTACGGTCTTCCCGCGCCACAGGAGGGTGAAGTCGTGGGTCTCCTCGGTAGGAACGGCATAGGTAAGTCGACCGCCCTGAGGATACTCTCGGGTGATCTCAAGCCCAACCTCGGAAGGTACGACGAGGATGTGGACTGGGACGAGATCACTACAGAGCACCGGGGCACGTCTTTACAGACCTACTTCGAGAGACTCGCAGAAGACGACATAACCGCGTCGTTCAAGATACAGAGGGTAGACGACATAAAGAGGTCTTTCACCGGAGAGGTGGGTGAACTCCTCGACCAACTCGACGAGAGGGGAAACGTCGACGGTCTTATAGACGCTCTCGACATGGAGTCGTTCGTCGGAAACCGGGTGAGCGACCTCTCGGGCGGAGAGCTACAGAGGGTCGCAGTCGCGGGCTGTCTCGTACGTGACGCCGACGTATATCTGATAGACGAGCCGTCGTCGTTCCTCGACGTCGAACAGCGTCTCAACGTCGCACGTGCGATACGTGACGAGACAGACGACAGGTACTGTGTGGTCGTAGAACACGACCTCGCGACACTCGACCTACTCGCCGATATCGTCCACGTCGTCCACGGAGAGCCCGGGGCGTACGGTATGGTCTCGAACGCTATGACCTCACGCGTCGGTATCAACCAGTACCTCGAAGGCTACCTCAAGAGCCACAACCTGCGTATAAGGAGCGACTCGATAAACTTCGCGGGAGGCACGGGGAGCAAGATGAGGGGCGACGTCCTGATGGAGTATCCCGGGTTCGAGAAGTCTTTCGACTCGTTCTCTCTCGACGTAGACGCGGGCGAGGTACACGAGGCGGAGGTTCTGGGTATAGTTGGACAGAACGCCATGGGTAAGACGACCTTCGCGAAGATGCTTGCGGGCGAACTCGAACCCGACAACACCGACTTCGAGTCACCGGTTCCGATCTCGTACAAGCCCCAGCATATATCCGCGCCGAAGGGGACAGTCAGGTTCGCTCTGTCACAGGTCGCCGACATAAGCTCGACGTCGTTCCAGACACGTGTCGAGAAGCCTCTCGACCTCAAGGAGCTTTACGACAGAGACCCCGAAGACCTCTCGGGCGGAGAGTTACAGAGGGTCGGAATCGCGGCGTGTCTCGGAAGGGACGCGAGCCTACATCTCTTAGACGAGCCCTCCGCGTATCTCGACGTCGAGACACGTGTCAGCCTCGCGAAGAGTCTCAGACGTTTCGCACGTGACACCGAGCGTCCCGTCGTCGTGATAGACCACGACCTCGTCTTCCTCGACTACATCAGCGACCGTGTGATGGTCTTCGAGGGCGAGTCAGGGGTCGAGGGACACGGAAGACAGCCCGAGAAAGTCAAGGACGGCTTCAACCGTTTCCTCAAGCAGGTCGACATCACCTTCCGGAAAGACCCCGACACCGGAAGACCCCGAGCGAACAAGCCCGAGAGCCAGAAGGACAAGACACAGAGGAAGGAGAACGAGTACTACGCCTGA